The sequence below is a genomic window from Actinokineospora baliensis.
TGCTGGACGCCATGCACAGCGACATCCGCCACCTGGTGACCACCGCCCGAGACTGATCACTTCGACCACCACCCGTGGTTCGACCGGGACCACCGCCCACCCGCCCGGGCGCCCGGCCAACCACACCCAGCCTGTCCACCGGTCGACGCCGTACTCCCGCCCGAGTGCGTCGCCCACCGGACAGGCAGCCAGCCGAGTACCGCAGGAGCCTCCGGTCTCCCGCGCACAGCGTCACGGAACAGGGACAGCGGCCCAGCCGCCCAGTCGACACCCCGCCCCGGGATGACCACCCCTGCACCGGCACCAACCCGCCTCCTGGTGCCACCCGCAGGTCGAGGTACTCCCCGTCGACGGTCCCGCGCACACACTCCGTGGCCAGCGCGGTAGCAGCCCAGAGCGCCCCCACCTCGGCGGCATGCGGCGCGCCGGGAAGCGCGACCGGTCCTCGACCGGTCGCCCCCGGCGCGCTGCCGCATGTGGCGCTTGTTCGTGCGCTTGTCCACAACGGGGCTGGTTGTCCACAGGGGAAAGTTTGTGCTGCCGATCGCTTGTGTTGCCTCGGTAGGCTGTGTATTCGGGGGATCTTGGGTTAGTTGATCTTTCGGCTCGCCTGCGGCATTGCGACGGGGCCCGTGGTGGGTTGGGTGTGCTCGATGGGGCGGACTTGTTTTGCGCGGGGCCCCTGCGCCAGTCGTGGCAGGACCGCAAAGCTGGGGCCGAAGAGCATGGCCCTGTCCGCGCAGAACGCTACGACTGCCGCCACCCCACGCAAAACAAGTCCGCCCCATCGAGCAGTTGGCACCGGCGGCTTCCGAGTGTCCAGTGGCTGGGTTGAGCGGTCGGAGTCGGGGGAGTCGAGGTGGCACCGGCTGTTCCGAGTGTCCAGTGGTCGGCAATGCCGTCGGAGTCGCGGTCGTGGTCGGCGCTGCTGTTGGAGTCGGGTGGTTGCTAGGCGGGGCCTGCTCGTAGGGCTTGGGTGGCGATTCGCAGGACTTTGAGGGCGCCGGGTTTGTTGAGGGGTTCGTTGCCGTTGCCGCACTTGGGGGATTGGACGCAGGAGGGGCAGCCGGTGGGGCAGGTGCAGGCGGAGATGGCGGCGTGGGTGGCGGTGAGCCAGGGGAGGAGGGCGGCGTGGCCGCGGTCGGCGAAGCCCGCGCCTCCTGGGTGTCCGTCGTGGACGAAGATGGTGGGTTGGGCGGTGTCGGGGTGTTGGGCGGTGGAGACGCCGCCTATGTCCCAGCGGTCGCAGGTGGCGAAGAGGGGGAGCAGGCCGATCGCGGCGTGTTCGGCGGCGTGCAGGGAGCCGGGGATTTCGGGGCGGGCGAGGCCTGCGGCGTGCAGCAGGTCGGGGTCGATGGTGTACCAGACCGCCCGGGTGGTGAGGGTTTGTTCGGGGAGGTCGAGGGGGATCTGGTCCAGGACCTGGCCGGACGGGAGGCGGCGGAGGTAGCCGACTACCTGTGAGGTGACCGCGACCTCGCCCAGGCACACGGTCACTCCGCCGTAGGAGTCCTGTGACAGCGTTGACAGCACTGAGATGTCTACGACTTCGCGCGGTGTCGTAGTCCAATCAGGACTCTCTGGGTGCACCAATGCCAAGAGACCGTCGAGGTCCAGTTCGTCGACCACGTAAGAGCGGCCCTGGTGAAGATAGAGCGCTCCCTCGTGCACGGTCGAGCAGGCCCGGCCTTGTCCTACCGTCCCCAGCATCCGCCCAGAGTCGGCTTCCACCACCGCGACTTGTTCGCCGCCCGAGCCGCGGATGTCGACCTCGGCGTGCGGGCGATCCTTAGCAGTCCAGTACCACCCGTTAGGTCGCTTACGCAGCGTCCCAGACGAAACCAGCGAGTCGAGGACAGCGCGGGCCCCCTCGCCGAACGCGGGTAGGTCCGAGGCTGTAAGAGGCAGTTCGGCTGCCGCGCATGCCAGCTGCGGAGCCAAGACGTATGGGTTGTCGGGGTCGGTGACGGTTGCTTCCACCGGTTTGTCGAGGATCGCCTCGGGGTGGTGCACCAAGTAGGTGTCCAACGGATCGTCCCGGGCCACGAACACGACAAGTGCCGAATCGCCCGAGCGTCCTGCCCGGCCCGCCTGCTGCCAGAACGATGCCAGCGTGCCCGGGTAGCCCGCCATCACCACCGCGTCCAACCCGGCGATGTCGACACCGAGCTCGAGTGCGTTGGTGCTGGCCACGCCCAGCAGGTCACCCGACGCCAACGCGTGCTCCAGTGCGCGGCGCTCTTCGGGCAAGAAGCCCGCGCGGTACGCGGCGACCCTGCTGGACAGCGATCGGTCCACGTCGTCCAGGATCCGCCGGGCACCCAAAGCCGTCAGCTCCGCGCCGAGCCGGGAGCGGACGAACACCAGGGACCGCGCGCCCTCGATCACCAGGTCCGCCAGGATCCGGGAGCTCTCCGCGCCCGCCGACCGCCGGACCGGGGCGCCGTTCTCCCCGGCGAGGTCGGTCAGCGGCGGCTCCCACAGCGCGACGGTCCGCGACCCGCGCGGCGAGTGGTCGTCGGCGACCGCGACGCAGTCCACACCGGACAGTCGGGTCGCCGACGCGGCCGGGTCGGACACCGTGGCCGAGGCCAGGACGAACACCGGGTCGGCGCCGTAGCTGCGGGCGACGCGGCGGAGGCGGCGCAGCAGGAGGGCGACGTGCGAGCCGAAGACGCCCCGGTAGGAGTGGCACTCGTCGACGACCACGTACCGCAGGCGGCGGAAGAAGGTCGTCCAGCGGCCGTGCGCGGGCAGGATGCCCCGGTGGACCATGTCCGGGTTGGTGAAGATCCACCTGGAGTGGGCGCGCACCCAGTCGCGTTCGACCATCGGCGTGTCGCCGTCGTAGCTCGCGGCCCTGAGGTCGGTCAGCCCCAGTTCGTGCGCGGCGCGGAGTTGGTCGGCGCCCAATGCTTTGGTGGGCGAGATATATAGAGCCGTCGCGCGCGGGTCTTCGGTCAGCGTCGCCGCGACCGGTAGCTGGTAGGCGAGTGACTTCCCCGAAGCCGTGCCTGTCGAGATCACGACGCTGCGGCCCGCGAAGGCGTGCTCGGCGGCGGCAACCTGGTGCGCCCACGGAACGCGGACACCGCCGCGGATGAACGCCTCGCGCACCACGTCCGGTGTCCACGCGGGCCACGGTTCGGTGGACTCGGTCCTGGCGGGCAGTTCGGCGACATGTGTGACCGGACTCTCACCGCTGGGCACCCCGGCCAGCACGCGGCCGAGCAGAACAGCGCCGCGATCGGTCGCCGCGTCGACACTCACCCGTCGAGCTTCGCACATCCGATCGACCAGCAGGCCCCCGGGCAAGATGATCATGAGATTTTGATCACACTCCGCCCTCGCAACATCACTTAACGTGCACGGTATGGGACAGCTCGCGTAGGTGATCCGCTTTACCAATAGACTCCGCCGACATCCCACCGTTTGTGGTGGCGCACACGCGAAAACGGGGCCGGTAGACGTCTTGTGGTAATGGCGGATGACGGCGCTGTGACACGCAGATCATCAGGAGGACGGATGTCTGGGCAGTTCCTCGCGGAGGGCCTGACGCTCACCGGCGGGGACCGCGGTGTAGTCGCCGTGGTCGCCGTGATCGCCCTCGCCGCTCTTGCCGTCGGCTATGTGCTGCTCAAGGAGGTCCTGGCCGCAGGCCAGGGCACCGCGAAGATGCAGGACATCGCCAAAGCGGTCCAGGAGGGCGCGGCGGCTTATCTGAAGCGGCAGCGAAACACTCTTCTCATCTTCGGCACAGCTGTGTTCCTGCTGCTGTTCCTGCTACCCGCCGACACCGCGGGTGAACGGATAGGCCGGTCCCTGTTCTTCCTCGTTGGTGCGGTGTTCTCGTTCACCATCGGCTACCTGGGCATGTGGCTCGCCACCCAGGCCAACCTGCGCGTCGCCGCCGCCTCCATCGAGGACGGCGGCCGGGAGAAGGCGACCCGCATCGCCTTCCGCACCGGTGGCGCGGTCGGCATGGCCACCGTCGGCCTCGGCCTCTTCGGCGCGGCGATCGTGGTGCTGGTCTACACCGGCACCGCGCCCAAGGTGTTGGAGGGCTTCGGCTTCGGCGCCGCGCTGATCGCGATGTTCATGCGCGTCGGCGGCGGCATCTTCACCAAGGCGGCCGACGTCGGTGCCGACCTGGTCGGCAAGGTCGAGCAGAACATCCCCGAGGACGACCCGCGCAACGCCGCCACCATCGCCGACAACGTCGGTGACAACGTGGGTGACTGCGCGGGCATGGCGGCCGACCTGTTCGAGTCCTACGCGGTGACCCTGGTCGCCGCGCTGATCCTGGGCAGCACCGCCTTCGGCGCGTCCGGCCTGCTGTTCCCGCTGATCGTCCCCGCCCTCGGCGTGATCACCGCGATCCTCGGCGTCTACATCACCAAGGCGCGCCCGGGGGAGAACGGCCTGACCGCGATCAACCGGTCCTTCTACATCTCCGCGCTCGTCTCGGCCGTGCTGTGCACCGCGGCGTCGTTCATCTTCCTGCCCGGCTCGTTCTCCGAGCTGGTGGGCAGCGAGCAGCAGAGCACCGCGGGCAGCCCGGCCGTGATCGCCGCGGTCGCGGTGATCATCGGCATCGTGCTGGCAGGCGTGATCCTCTGGCTGACCGGCTACTACACCGGCACCGAGCACAAGCCGGTCCAGGAGGTCGGCAGGACCTCGCTGACCGGTGCGGCCACGGTGATCCTCTCCGGCATCTCGGTCGGTTTCGAGTCCGCCGTGTACACCGCGATCGTCATCGGCGCGGCCGTCTACGGCGCGTTCCTGCTGTCCGGGTCGATCGTGGTGGCGCTGTTCGCCATCGCGCTCGCGGGCTGCGGTCTGCTCACCACCGTCGGCGTGATCGTCGCGATGGACACCTTCGGCCCGGTCTCCGACAACGCCCAGGGCATCGCGGAGATGTCCGGTGACGTGCACGGCGAGGGCGCGCAGATCCTCACCGAGCTCGACGCGGTCGGCAACACCACCAAGGCCATCACCAAGGGCATCGCGATCGCCACCGCGGTGCTGGCCGCGACCGCGCTGTTCGGCTCCTACCAGGACGCCATCGGCAAGGCGCTCAAGAGCGTCGGCCAGACGATCGGTGACGGCGGCAACGCCTTCCTCTACGAGGTGTTCAGCCCGAACGTCCTCGTCGGCCTGGTGATCGGCGCTGCGGTCGTGTTCATGTTCTCCGGGCTCGCGGTCAACGCGGTGACCCGCGCGGCAGGCGCGATCGTGTTCGAGGTGCGCCGCCAGTTCCGCGAGATCCCCGGGATCATGGAGGGCACCGGCAAGCCCGAGTACGGCCGCGTGGTCGACATCTGCACCCGCGACTCGCTGCGCGAGCTGGCCACCCCCGGTCTGCTCGCGGTGCTCGCCCCGATCGCGGTCGGCTTCGGCCTCGGCGTCGGCCCGCTCGCCGGGTACCTCGCCGGCGCGATCGCGACCGGCACGCTGATGGCGGTGTTCCTGGCCAACGCCGGTGGCGCGTGGGACAACGCGAAGAAGTTGGTCGAGGACGGCAACCACGGCGGCAAGGGGTCCGACGCGCACGCCGCGACGGTCATCGGCGACACCGTCGGCGACCCGTTCAAGGACACCGCCGGTCCGGCGATCAACCCGCTGATCAAGGTGATGAACCTGGTCTCGGTGCTGATCGCGCCCGCCATCGTCACCCTGTCGGTCGGCGCGAACGCCTCGACCGGCGTGCGGGTCGCGATCGCGGCGGTCGCGGTGCTGCTGATCGTGGCGGCCGTGGTGGTCTCCAAGCGGCGCGGCACGGCCATCGTCGACTCCCCGGCCGAGGCTCCCGCCAACGCCTGAGCAGGCAACTGAACCGATGAGGCAGGTCCCGGGTCCGGGACCTGCCTCATCCGGTCTCTGGCTGGTCCGGGGCCCGTGGGACCATCGTGGCATCGCCGGGCGAGTCCCCGGAGGAACCAATTTGAGGAGAACTGACATGGCGCGTCGATTCGTCGCGATCACCGCGGCGACCGCTGCCCTGGCCATCGGACTCACCGGGTGCGGCGGCAACGACAGCAAGGACGCGGGCGCCTCCAGCGCACCCGCCGGTGCCACCACCACCGCCGCCACCTCGGCCGCGTCCGGCGGCGACGCCACCGCGTGGGCGGAGAAGGTCTGCGCGTCGGTCGCGCCGCAGGTCACCGCGCTCTCGGCGCAGCCGCAGATCGACCAGAGCGACCCGGTCAAGGCCCAGGCCAGCCTGGTCGAGTACCTGGACAAGTTCGCCGGTGCGCTGGACAAGATGATCAGCAGCTTCGCCGACGCCGGTGACCCGCCGGTCGCCGACGGCAAGAAGCTGGTCGAGAGCGCGACCGGGGCCCTCGAGGAGGCCAAGACCGCGGTCGAGACCGCGAAGAAGAACCTCGCGGCGGCGTCGCCGTCGGACCCGGCCGCTTTCCAGGCCGCGTTCGTGAAGGTCGGCGAGGACCTGCAGGCGCTGTCCAAGCTGGAGGACCCGACCAAGGGCCTGCGCGGCAGCGCGGAGCTGGACAAGGCGTTCAAGGAGGCCCCCAGCTGCAAGGCGCTCGACGGCGACTCCGCTTCTGGCACCGCCAGCAGCACGCCGACCTCCTGATCACCAGGGGTACCGGACTGATCGCGGCCGCGGCGGGCGTCCTGCTCGCCGCGGCCTGCGGTGCCACGCCTGAACCGGACCCCGCCACCCGCGTCGACTGGGCCGACCGCTTCTGCGCGGTCGTGGCCGACACCGCGCACGTCCTGGCGACCCCGGTGCCCGACATCGACCTCGACGACCCGTCGGCCGCCCGCACCGCGCTCAGCGCCTACCTGGCCGCCGTCACCGAAGGCCTCACCCGCGCCGTCACCGCGATTGACGCGCTCGAAGTCTCCCCGATCACCGGGGGCGACCACCTGGCCCAGGTCGCCGCGGACACCTACCGCGGCCTGCGCGCCCCGCTCGCCGAGGCCAGGACCGCGCTCGACGACAACACCGGCCCGCAGATCGTCGCCGAGGTGGCCGCCGAGGTCGTGCCCAAGGTCGCCGCGCTGGACCTGGCCGATCCGCTCGCGGGCGGCACCGGCTCCGACTTCACCCGATGGGCCGAACGCGCGCCCCGGTGCGCCCACCTGCCCGGCCTGCACGGCTGACCCGTACGGGGTCGCGGGCATTCCGCCGTTCGGGTCAGCAACGGCCCCGGTCACCAGGGGTTCGGGCCCGCGCGACCTTTACCGTGATCGAACTGCTGTTCTACTCTGGCCGTCGTGGCGCAGCAGATGTCCTTCTTCTCCGCCGAGGCGCGCCACCCCAGGGTCGCCGACCTCGCGGGCCTGCTGTGCGGGCCGGGGCGGACGGTCACCTTCGCCAAGGCGACCGCGCGGCTGCTGGTCCCCATAGACGCCCCCTGGCGGGTGAAAGCACTGGTCAGGGCCTGCGCTGAGCGCGGGGTCGGTGCCGAGTCGCACACCGACGAGCAGGGCGGCACCTGGCTGCGGACCGCCTTCCGGGTCGACCTCGCCCCGCTCGCCGCCGACTGGGGCTGCCAGGACAAGGCCGTGCCCGCCGGGTTCGTGCCCGATGGGGCGGCGTTGCGGATGTGGGTCGCCGCGGTCGGGTGCTGGGCCGAGGGCTCCTACCTGCTGCCGCTGGACCCCGACGCCCCGACCACCCACGAACCTCTCGCCTCGGCCCTCGCGCAGTGCGGTTTACCTGCGACAACGGTCCAATCCGATGCCGTGGGACCCGCGCTGCGGTTGATCGGCAGGCGGCGCCTGGGCAGGCTCCGCGAGCTGGTCGGACCACCCGCCGGAGCGGGCTGCGCGGACCAGTGGCCCGCCGTTTCCCGGATGCGCGTCGTGTCCTGAGCGTGCTAGAGGTGGAAATAGGGGCATACTTCGTCGGCCGATCCGCCGTGCTGGGGCAACCTGGGAGTGGGCTCCCCCGGTGCGGCGTGCACACTGGCAGGCTGACGCGGGACGGACACGGGGTAAGAAGAGAGCGGGACACGTGGCAGGCTCGACTGGGACGAAGAACGGCAACGGCACGGGCGGTGCTGAGCCACGTCGGCTCGTGATCGTCGAGTCGCCAGCGAAGGCGCGCAAGATCGCCTCGTACCTCGGCCGCAACTTCGTCGTCGAGTCATCCCGCGGCCACATCCGCGACCTGCCGCGCAAGGCGGCCGAGGTGCCGGAGAAGTTCAAGGGCGAGGCCTGGTCGAACCTGGGCGTCAACGTGGACAACGGCTTCGAGCCGATCTACATCGTCACCCCGGACAAGAAGTCCACGGTCACCGAGCTCAAGGGCCTGCTCAAGGACGTCGACGAGCTCTACCTGGCGACAGACGGCGACCGCGAGGGCGAGGCCATCGCCTGGCACCTGCTCGAGGCGCTCAAGCCCAAGGTGCCGGTGCGCCGGATGGTCTTCCACGAGATCACCGAGCCCGCCATCCTCGCCGCCGCGCAGAACACCCGCGACCTCGACCGCGACCTGGTCGACGCCCAGGAGACCAGGCGCATCCTCGACCGGCTCTACGGCTACGAGGTCAGCCCGGTGCTGTGGAAGAAGGTCATGCCGAGGCTCTCGGCTGGCCGCGTGCAGTCGGTGGCGACCAGGATCGTGGTGCAGCGCGAGCGCGAGCGGATGGCGTTCATCGCGGCCACCTACTGGGACATCTCGGCCACCATGGACGCCGGTGCCGAGGCCGAGCCGCGCAACTTCGGTGCCCGCCTGCTGTCGGTCGACGGCACGCGCCTGGCCACCGGCCGCGACTTCGGTCCGGACGGCAAGCTCAAGGGCAGCCAGGTCCTCTTGCTCGAAGAGGCCGAGGCCCGTCGTCTTACCGAGGCGCTGCAAGGGGCGGCTCTTACCGTCTCCAGCGTCGAGGAGAAGCCGTACACCCGTAAGCCTTACGCGCCGTTCATGACGTCGACGCTGCAGCAGGAGGCGGGCCGCAAGCTGCGGTTCGGCTCGGACCGCACGATGCGCACGGCCCAGCGGCTCTACGAGAACGGCTACATCACCTACATGCGTACCGACAGCACCACGCTGTCGGAGACCGCGATCCAGGCGGCCCGCACGCAGGCCTCAGACCTCTACGGCCCGCAGTTCGTGCACCCGACCCCCCGCCAGTACACCCGCAAGGTCAAGAACGCCCAGGAGGCGCACGAGGCCATCCGCCCGGCCGGTGAGGTGTTCCGCACCCCCGGCCAGGTCGCCGGTGAGCTGGAGACCGACGAGTTCCGCCTCTACGAGCTGATCTGGCAGCGCACCATCGCCTCGCAGATGGCCGACGTGCGCGGCACCACGATGACCGTGCGGATCACCGGCAACGCCACCAGCGGCGAGGAGTGCGTGTTCTCCTCCTCCGGCCGCACCATCACCTTCCCCGGCTTCCTGCGCGCCTACGTCGAGGCCGTGGACTCCGAGGCCGGTGGCGAGGCCGACGACGCCGAGCGCCGCCTGCCGCTGCTGACCAAGGGCCACGCGGTCACCGCGACCGAACTGGCCGCCGACGGGCACACCACCAGCCCGCCGCCGCGCTACTCCGAGCCCAGCCTGGTCAAGGCGCTCGAGGAGCTGGGCATCGGCCGCCCGTCGACCTACGCCTCGATCATCAACACCATCCAGGACCGCGGCTACGTGTGGAAGAAGGGCTCCGCGCTGGTCCCGTCCTGGATCGCCTTCTCCGTGGTCGGCCTGCTCGAGCAGCACTTCGAGCGACTGGTCGACTACGACTTCACCGCCGCCATGGAGGAGGAGCTCGACGGCATCGCCGCGGGCACCCAGCAGCGCACCAACTGGCTGTCCGGGTTCTACTTCGGCGGCCCCATCGGCCCCGAGGGCTCGGTCGGGCGCTCCGGCGGCCTCAAGAAGCTGGTCGGCTCCGGCGTCGAGCACATCGACGCCAAGGTGGTCAACTCCATCGAGGTCTTCAAGGACGCCGAGGAGCGGTCGGTCGTGGTCCGCGTCGGCCGGTACGGGCCGTACCTGGAGCGCGAGGTCGACGGCGCGGCGCAGCGGGCGAACCTGCCGGAGGACCTGCCGCCGGACGAGCTCAGCGTGGAGATCGCCGAGAAGCTGTTCGCCACCCCGGTCGAGGGCCGCTCGCTGGGCACCGACCCGGTCACCGGCCACGAGGTCGTGGCCAAGGAGGGCCGTTTTGGGCCGTACGTGACCGAGGTGCTGCCCGAGGTCGAGGAGCCGCCGCCCGCCGAGGGCGCCAAGAAGACCAGGGCCAAGGCGCCCGCCAAGCCCAAGCCGCGCACCGGCTCGCTGTTCAAGTCGATGACGCTGGACACGGTCACCCTCGACGACGCGCTCAAGCTGCTGTCGCTGCCGCGCGTGGTCGGCGTCGACCCGGCCAACAACGAGGAGATCACCGCGCAGAACGGCCGCTACGGCCCGTACCTCAAGCGCGGCACCGACTCGCGGTCGCTCGCCGGTGAGGACCAGATCTTCACGGTCACCCTGGACGAGGCGCTCAAGATCTACGCCGAGCCCAAGAAGCGCGGTCGGCAGAGCGCGGCCACCGCGCCGCCGCTGCGCGAGATGGGCACCGACCCGGCGTCCGGCAAGCCGATGGTGATCAAGGACGGCCGGTTCGGGCCCTACGTCACCGACGGCGAGACCAACGCCTCGCTGCGCAAGTCCGACGCGGTCGAGTCGATCACCGACGAGCGCGCGGCCGAGCTGCTGGCGGAGAAGCGCGCCAAGGGCCCGGCGCCGAAGCGGGCGCCTGCCGCGCGCAAGGCACCGGCCAAGAAGGCGACCGCGGCGAAGTCGACGGCGACCAAGACGGCCACGGCCAAGACCAGCACGGCCAAGACTGCCGCTGCCAAGACTGCTGCGGCCAAGAAAACCACCGCCAAGTCGAACTAGTGGCTCGACCCAGGAGGTTGGTGGGGTATCGGCCTGTCCACGGCGTTCCTGGCAAGGCGCCGGAACGGCCTCGTACTGGGCGTACTCGGTCGTTTCGGCAACGCAGCCAGGGACGTCGTGGGCAGGTCGAGATCCCGTCAACCTCCTGGGTTGGGCCACTCGGCGCCCGGCAAGATCACGCGATGTCACCCGCTCTCAGCATGGGCCGGCTAGCCTGTGCCCGACGAGGTGCAGTCGTCACCCGGGTGGCGTAGCCCGGTTCGCGCCGTTAGCCCGGTGTGACCGGGGCCCTGCGTGCCGTGCGCCACCCGGATGACCAGGCCAGACCCGCTTCCCGGTTACCCTGGGACAGGTCGGGCCGCGTGGAAGGTGGGTGGGGGTCTGAACAGCGAGAGCAGTGCGGGCACCGTGACGGCGGCGGTTGAGCCGGGGGCGGACGCCTCCATGGCGCACCGGGCCCGCAGCGTGCTGTCCATCCGCCCCTTCCGCAGGCTGTGGGGCGTCACCTACCTGTGCAGCGTCGGTGACTGGCTGTCGCTGCTCGCGCTGACCGGCCTGGTCACGCAGGCCACCGAGGACTACAAGGCGCAGAGCTTCGCCTTCGCCGGTGTCGTGCTCACCCAGTTGCTGCCCGGCCTGCTGTTCGCCCCGCTGGGCGGCCTGTTCGCCGACCGGTTCGACCGGCGCAAGGTGATGGTGCTCGCCGACGTCGGCCGGTTCGGGCTGCTGCTGTCGATCGCCATCGTCGGCTCGCCGCTGTGGCTGTTCATCGGCAACTTCCTGGTCGGTTGCTGCGCGCTGCTGTGGATCCCGTCCAAGGACGCCGCGGTGCCCAACCTGCTGCGCAGGCCGGACCAGGTCGAGACGGCCAACCAGCTGGGCATGGTGATGACCTACGGGATCGCCGTGATCAGCGCCGGTGGCCTCTACGCGGCGATCACCGGGATAAACACCAACTTCAGCCTGCAGACCGCCGCCTCGGAGGCGGGCGCGACCAGGCTGGTGCTGTTCATCGTCGCGGCCCTCTACCTGGCCAGCGCGGTCACCATCGCCACCCGGATCCCCGAGCTGTCGCGGCGGGTGTCGACCGCGCCCGTGGTCCCGCAGGCGGACAAGCCAGACACCAGCGGCGGGTTCGGCGCGATGGTGCGCGACGCGGCCCGGTTCGTGCGGACCTCCCCGCTGGTGCGCGGCCTGCTGATCGGCATGATCGGCGCGTTCGTCGCCGCCGGTGCCCTGGTCGGCTCGTCGCAGGTCTACGCGACCAGCGTGCTCGGCGGCCAGGCCAGCTTCGGCCTGCTGTTCGTCGCGCTGTTCATCGGCCTGGCCACCGGGATGGGCGGGGCGCCGAAGCTGGCCCGCAAGCTGCCGCGCAACCGGCTGTTCGGCATCGCGATCGTCACCGCGGGCCTCGACCTGCTGCTGGTGGCGCTCTCTCCGCACCTGGTGGTCTCGCTGATCACCGTCGCCATCCTCGGCATGTGCGCTGGCGCGGCCTTCCTCACCGGCGTCACCATCATCGGCACCGAGGTCGACGACTCGATCCGCGGCCGGATCAACGCCATCTACCAGTCGCTGATGAAGATCATCTTCGCTGGCGGGATGGCGCTCACCCCGGTGCTGGTCGGCCTGGTCGCCCCGCACAGCATCAGCCTGTTCGGCCGCTCGATGATCGTCGACGGGACCCGGCCGGTGCTGCTGGGCGCGGGCCTGCTGGCCACCGTGATGGGCGTGCTGGCCTACCGGCAGATGGACGACCGCCGCTCGGAGACGATCCTGTCCGACCTGCGCGCCGCGATCAGCCGCAAGCCGCGCAGGCGGTCGAGCGGGCTGCTCATCGCGGTCGAGGGCAACACCCACATCGACACCTCCACCCAGGCCACGCTGCTCGCCGAGTGGCTGCGGGCGAACTCGGGCACCGAGGTCCTGCTCGCCGCCGACCCCGCCCTCGACGACGTGCGGCTGCGCACGGTGCTCACCGGCGCGGGCCTCAACAGCGCCCGCGCGCACGCCCTCGTCGCCGCCGCGGTGCGGGCCGACCTGGTGGAGCGGGAGATCCAGCCCGCGCTCGACCGCGGCGCAGTCGTGGTGATGGAGCGTTTCGTCGACAGCCCGCTCGCGCACCTGTCGGTCGCCGCCGGGCTCGACCCGAGCGAGCTGGAGGGCCTGGCCGACTGGGCGACCGAGCGGCTGCGCCCCGACATCACCGTGCTGCTCGACCGCGACCCGGCCACCCTGACGCCGCGCGCGGGCAACGCGGAGCATCATTGGCACGTGCAGAGCGTGCTCACCGACATGGCTGCCGCCGACCCGGACCGCTACGTGGTGGTCGACGGCGACGGGTCGGCCACCGACGTCCACGACCGGGTGCTGATCGCGGTGCGCACCACGATGGCCGGGCGCCGCTTGACCGAGTTCGCGCTCACAGAGGCGCGCTGATGGCGGTGTGGTCGCAGCTGGTCGGCCAGACCGACGCGGTCGAGGTGCTCAGCGCGGCCGCCACCGCTGCGGCCCACCTGGTCGACGGCACCGGCTCGGCCGCCGGGATGACGCACGCCTGGTTGTTCACCGGTCCGCCGGGGTCCGGCCGCTCGGTCGCCGCGCGCGCCTTCGCGGCGGCGCTGCAGTGCACGACGCCGGGCGGTGTCGGCTGCGGCGAGTGCCAGGGCTGCCACACGTCGATGTCGGGCACCCACGCCGACGTGCGGATGGTCGTGCCGGAGGGGCTGTCGATCTCCGTGGCCGAGATGCGCGCCCTGGTGCAGACCTCGGCGCGGCGGCCGACCGGCGGGCGCTGGCAGGTCGTGGTGATCACCGACGCCGACCGGCTCACCGA
It includes:
- the topA gene encoding type I DNA topoisomerase, yielding MAGSTGTKNGNGTGGAEPRRLVIVESPAKARKIASYLGRNFVVESSRGHIRDLPRKAAEVPEKFKGEAWSNLGVNVDNGFEPIYIVTPDKKSTVTELKGLLKDVDELYLATDGDREGEAIAWHLLEALKPKVPVRRMVFHEITEPAILAAAQNTRDLDRDLVDAQETRRILDRLYGYEVSPVLWKKVMPRLSAGRVQSVATRIVVQRERERMAFIAATYWDISATMDAGAEAEPRNFGARLLSVDGTRLATGRDFGPDGKLKGSQVLLLEEAEARRLTEALQGAALTVSSVEEKPYTRKPYAPFMTSTLQQEAGRKLRFGSDRTMRTAQRLYENGYITYMRTDSTTLSETAIQAARTQASDLYGPQFVHPTPRQYTRKVKNAQEAHEAIRPAGEVFRTPGQVAGELETDEFRLYELIWQRTIASQMADVRGTTMTVRITGNATSGEECVFSSSGRTITFPGFLRAYVEAVDSEAGGEADDAERRLPLLTKGHAVTATELAADGHTTSPPPRYSEPSLVKALEELGIGRPSTYASIINTIQDRGYVWKKGSALVPSWIAFSVVGLLEQHFERLVDYDFTAAMEEELDGIAAGTQQRTNWLSGFYFGGPIGPEGSVGRSGGLKKLVGSGVEHIDAKVVNSIEVFKDAEERSVVVRVGRYGPYLEREVDGAAQRANLPEDLPPDELSVEIAEKLFATPVEGRSLGTDPVTGHEVVAKEGRFGPYVTEVLPEVEEPPPAEGAKKTRAKAPAKPKPRTGSLFKSMTLDTVTLDDALKLLSLPRVVGVDPANNEEITAQNGRYGPYLKRGTDSRSLAGEDQIFTVTLDEALKIYAEPKKRGRQSAATAPPLREMGTDPASGKPMVIKDGRFGPYVTDGETNASLRKSDAVESITDERAAELLAEKRAKGPAPKRAPAARKAPAKKATAAKSTATKTATAKTSTAKTAAAKTAAAKKTTAKSN
- a CDS encoding bifunctional MFS transporter/dTMP kinase, with protein sequence MAHRARSVLSIRPFRRLWGVTYLCSVGDWLSLLALTGLVTQATEDYKAQSFAFAGVVLTQLLPGLLFAPLGGLFADRFDRRKVMVLADVGRFGLLLSIAIVGSPLWLFIGNFLVGCCALLWIPSKDAAVPNLLRRPDQVETANQLGMVMTYGIAVISAGGLYAAITGINTNFSLQTAASEAGATRLVLFIVAALYLASAVTIATRIPELSRRVSTAPVVPQADKPDTSGGFGAMVRDAARFVRTSPLVRGLLIGMIGAFVAAGALVGSSQVYATSVLGGQASFGLLFVALFIGLATGMGGAPKLARKLPRNRLFGIAIVTAGLDLLLVALSPHLVVSLITVAILGMCAGAAFLTGVTIIGTEVDDSIRGRINAIYQSLMKIIFAGGMALTPVLVGLVAPHSISLFGRSMIVDGTRPVLLGAGLLATVMGVLAYRQMDDRRSETILSDLRAAISRKPRRRSSGLLIAVEGNTHIDTSTQATLLAEWLRANSGTEVLLAADPALDDVRLRTVLTGAGLNSARAHALVAAAVRADLVEREIQPALDRGAVVVMERFVDSPLAHLSVAAGLDPSELEGLADWATERLRPDITVLLDRDPATLTPRAGNAEHHWHVQSVLTDMAAADPDRYVVVDGDGSATDVHDRVLIAVRTTMAGRRLTEFALTEAR